GACCCGGTCTCGCCGGCCAGCAGCGCGCCCAGGACGGCCCCGGCGACCGGCCGGACCACCGTGTGGACGGAGTCCCAGGCGGAGTCGACGTACGGGATCTTGTCGGCCACCGCCTCGCACAGGAACAGCACACCGGCCGCCACCAGGACATCGGTGCGCTGCAGGGCGGCGGGGACCTCGTCGGAGACGCCGGTCACGCCGAAGACGCCGAGGAGGAGGACCACCGCGTACGCGTTGATCCCGCTCGCCCAGCCGCTGGTGAAGACCAGGGGGAGTACGGACACGGACGTGATCGTAACCAGCCGGGGCGCGGCGCGTATGGGCGTTCGGACGGAGACCTGAGTATCCGTACCTAGTCGCCAGGATGAGTAGGCATGCGGATGGGCCCGGACCTGGGCGGAAGGGAGAGTGGAGACCACGGAAGGGGCGCGGGCCCGCACCGCCGTCACGGGGCGGCGGAACGGGCCCGCGCACCAGCCGGAACGGGGGTGCCACGGGGCACACGGGGGCACGGGGTGCCACGGGGCACGAAAAGGCGCCGGTTCGGCGAGGCTCGGGGGGATCGAGCCTCGCCGGACCGGCGTCGTGCGTTCCGCGTTCTTTGCCCGGATTTCCGCGCCCGGGGGGGGCGAGCCTGGTGTTCCGCGCCCAGGGGTTCTTCGCCGGTCGGGCTACGGCTTGCCGCCGACCCGGCCGTGCAGCAGCAGCGACAGCGCGCTGTGTACGTCGTCCAGGGAGCGCTCGGGCTGGAAGGCCCGCCAGTCCAGCGCGGCCACCAGCACCATGCCGACCAGCGCCGCCGCGGTCAGCGGGACGTCGATCTCCTCGCTCAGCTCGCCGGACGCGACGCCCTCGCGCAGTACGCCCTCCACCACCGCGACGGCCTGCTCGCGGACCACCATCAGGGTGGAGTTCCAGGTCCGGTTGGTGCGCCAGAGCTCGGCGACGTACAGCTGCGTGAAGGACGGGTAGCGCTCGATGAAGACCAGGCCGGCCCGGGTCATCGCGTCCAGCGCGTCGACCCGGGAGCCGCCGCGGGCGGCGGTCTCCTCGGCCGCCGTACGGAGCGAGGCGGTCAGCAGGCCGACGCCGTGCCGCAGCAACTCCTCGAACAGCTCGTTCTTGCTCTTGAAGTTGTAGTAGACCGTGCCCTTGGCGACGCCCGCCCGCTCGGCGATCTCGTCCACCGTGGTGGCCGAGAAGCCCTGCTCCGCGATGAGCGTCACGGCCGCCTCGTACAGCTTGGCCCGGGTGGCCTGGCGTCTGGTGCTGCTGCTGTCCATGAGCCCGATTGTCACAGGTCCCTCCGGATCACAGGCTCAGTTCGGGGTGCAGCCGGTCCAGCGTCCACACCTGCTTGCGGCGCGCGGAGACGGCCGTCAGCGCCAGGGCGCCCAGGGTGAACGCGGCCAGCACCGCGCACGCCTGCCAGACCGGTCCGATGCCGCCGCCCGAGATCAGCCGGCGCAGCGCCTCGACCACGTACGTCATGGGCAGGTAGGGGTGGATGGCGTTGAAGAAGCCCGGGCTGGTCTGGACGGGATACGTGCCGCCCGCCGAGGTCAGCTGGAGCATCAGCACCGCGAGGACCAGGATCCGGCCGGCCGCGCCGAAGCGGGCGTTGAGCCACTGGATGATCGCCGCGAAGCAGCAGGTGACCAGGACGAGGAAGCCGATCGTCCCGGCGGCCCGGGCCATCTGCAGCCCGAGGCCCCAGTGCAGCACGGACATCAGCGCGGCGACCTGGAGCAGCCCGAGCACGGCGACCGGCAGCCAGCCGGCCAGCGCGATCCGCCAGGCGGAGGCGCCGGCGGCGAGGGCGCGCCGGTTCATCGGCTGGATGATCATGTACGCGACCATGGCGCCGACCCAGAGGGAGAGCGGGATGAAGTACGGCGCGAAGCCGGTGCCGTAGTTCGGCGCCTTGTGCAGCGACTCGGACGCGAGCCGGACCGGGTCGGCCATCACCTCGGTGCGCTGGTCGCGCTGCGGCTTGTCGTAGTCCGGGATCTTCTCCACGCCGTCCTCGAGGCCGGTGGCGAGCTGTCCCGAGCCGTCGACCAGCTTGAACAGACCGCCGTCGAGGTCCCCGGCGCCCTTCTTCAGCTTGCCGACACCGGTGTCCAGGCTGCTGGAGCCGGTCTTGGCGCTGCTCAGCCCGGTGTGCAGCTTGTCGGCCCCGGTGGCGACCTTGTGAGCGCCGGTGTTGAGCGCGTTGATCTTCGCGACGGCGGCTTCCAGGTTCTTGTGCAGGCTCGGGGCCTGCTTGATCAGCCCGTCCGCCTGCTTCTCCAGGGTCACCAGCTGGCCGTTCAGCTTCTTCAGGTCGCCCTTGTTGTCCTTGGTCAGCTCGTGCAGGTCGTCGGCGATGGTCGCCACGTCGTCGGCCGCGACCTTCGCCTTCTTCAGCGTCTTGCATGCCTTGGCGTCGGGGGCCGGGTTCAGCACGCACGCGTCGCGGTGCAGCTTCTCCAGCTCGTCGTCGGCGACATGGGCGGCGGTGCGGGCCGCCGGGGCGCGCTCGGCCAGGTCGTCCAGGTTGTGCCGGACGGCCTTGGCGGAGTCGCGGACCAGACGGGCGGTGTCGGCGATCGACTTGCCGTTGTCCTTGAGGAACGGACGGACCTTGTCCGCGGTCCCGTTGACCTTGTCGGCCAGCACCTGCGTGCCGTCGGCCACCTGACGCGAGCCGGTCTCCAGATCGCCCGCGCCCTTGTCCAGCTTCTTCAGGCCGGAGGCCAGGTCGCCGCTGCCCTTCTTCGCGCTCTTCAGGCCGTCGGCCAGGCTCTTGGAGCCCGCCTTGGCCTTGACGGTGCCGTCCTTCAGCTGGTTGGCACCCTTGGCGGCCTCGGCGGTCGCGTCGTGGATGTCGGAGAAGGAGATGAAGATGCGGTCGAGGAAGGTCCGCGACGACTTGGTGGAGGCGGCGGTGCGCACCTCGGAGAAGACCGTGCGGGAGATCTGCCCGACGATGTAGTTGTTGGCGTCGTTGGTGCGCACCTTGAGCGCGCCCGTCTCCGGGGCGTCGCCGGAGCTGGACGCGATCCGCGTGCTGAGGTCGCGGGGCATGGTCAGGGACAGGTAGTACGTGCCGTCCTCGACGCCCTCGCGGGCCTCGGCGTCGGACACCTCGTGCCACTCGAAGACCTTGCTGTCGCGCAGGCCCTCGACGATGTCGTCGCCCGCCTCGACCTTCTTGCCGGCGACGGTGGCGCCCCGGTCCTCGTTGACCAGCGCGACGGGTATCCGGTCGAGCCTGCTGTACGGGTCCCAGAAGGACCACAGGTACAGGGCGCCGTACAGCAGCGGCAGCAGCAGGACGGCGACGAGCGCGGCGCGCGGCAGCTTCCCCCTGCCGAAGCGCTTCAGCTCAAGAGCGGCCAGTCTCGGCGAGCGCATCGGCTGCCCCCTCCTCGGTGGTGTCTGCTTCGGTGTTCTCTGCTGCTTCGGTGGTCCCGGCGGCTTCGGGCGCGTCCGGAGTGCCCGTCGTGCCCGTCGTGCTCGTGGTGATGCGCAGGGCGTCCTCGGGGGCCTCGCTGCACACGGCCAGCACGGTGGTGCCGGCGGCGGCGACGGCGCGCAGCAGCGCCCACGCCTCCGCGCGGTCGGCGTCGGAGAGCTTCAGGTCGGTGTCGTCGACGGCGAGCAGCCGGGGCTCGCCGATCAGGCCCAGCGCCACCGACAGACGGAGCGCCTCCAGCCGTTCGAGGTCCCGTACGGAGGTCCGCTCGGCCTTCGGCAGCGCGTCCAGGTCGAGGCCGGAGGCCACCAGGGCCGCGTCGATCCGGGCCTGCGTGGCGGCGGCGCGACGGCCGGGGGAGCGGAGCAGGGCACGGACGGAACCGTCGTACCGGCGCTGGAGCAGCGCCCGTTCGCGCAGGTGCTCCAGGACCGTGAAGGCCGGGTCGAGTTCGCTGACGCCCGGCACATGGCCGAGGGCGCTGATCCGGCGTACGGCGGCCATCTTGCGGGGCAGCCGCAGGCCGCCCACCTCGGCGTGACCCGCCGTCGGCTTCATCCGGCCGGTGAGCGCGAGCAGCAGGCAGGTGCGGCCGGAGCCGGACGGGCCCTCGATCGCCACCAGCGAGCCGGGCTCGGCGCGGAAGCCCACGTCCCGGAAGGCCCAGCCCCGCGGGCCCTTCACCCCGAAGCCCACGGCCTCCACCGCGGCCCCGTGCGGGCTCTCCGGGACGGCGTCCTGGCTGTCCACGGTTCCTCCCCCTCATTTGAACTGACCGGTCAGTGCAAAAACTTACCGCCGATCCACCCCTTCAGGCAAAGGGGCAGGGGCGGTTCGGGGCGAAACGGACAGAGCGGGGCCGCCGTCGGGTGGACGGCGGCCCCGTTCCGGGGGACGGGGTGGGATCAGACGCTCGCGTCGCGGTGGGTCGGGCGGCCGTCGAGGACGGTTATCAGCACCGGCACGTCCGGCAGTTCGGTCGCCGGGGTGGTGAGCGGGTCGGCGGCGAGGACGGTGAGGTCGGCGCGGTGTCCCACCGCGATCCGGCCCGCCTCGTGCTCCTCGCCGGCCGCGTACGCGGCGTCGGTGGTCATGCCGCGGAGCGCCTCCAGGGCGGTCAGCGCCTGCTCCGGGCCGTGCGGGTCCTGGGTCAGGTCGCGGGTCGGCCGGCGGTGACGGGCGCCCGCCATGACGCCCAGCGGCGGGTACGGCGCGATGGGCCAGTCCGAGCCGAGGAGCACGGTGGCGCCGGAGTCCCGCAGGTCGCGGCAGCGCCAGGCACGCCCGGCGCGCTCCTCGCCCAGGCGGCGGGACCAGTTGTCGGTGTGGTCGGCGCGGGTGAAGTCGCAGCAGTGGGTGGGCTGCATGGACGCGATGACGCCGAGCTCGGCGAAGCGGCTCAGGGTGTCGTCGGGCACCGTCTCGATGTGCTCGACCCGGTGGCGCACCCCGCGCCCGCCGTCGGTCTGCGCCTTCTCGACCGCGTCGAGGACGTGCCGCACCGCCGCGTCGCCGATCGCGTGGGTGGCGGTGGGCACGCCGGCCCGGTGCAGCTCGCCGATGATCCGGGTGTAGACCTCGGGGTCCGGCCAGAAGGCGTCCGTGGACTCGCCGTGGCAGTCGGGGTGTTCCAGCCAGGCGGTGCCGTTGTCGATGGTGCCGTCCATGAAGATCTTCACGCCGTCGGTCCGCCACAGGGCGCCGCCCCGGCCCTGCTGCTCGATCAGCTCGCGGACCCCGTCGGTGTCCGTGCCCGGCTGGCACCAGGGCGCGACCCGCAGCCGCAGCGGCAGCTCGCCGGCCGCGTCCAGCTCCTCGTAGAACGCGAGGCTGTCGCCGTTGGCGTCCATGGCGTGACCGCCGGTCAGACCCGCGGCGGCCATGGCGCGCAGGGCGGCGGCGAGCCGGTCGCGGCGCTCCTCGCGGGTGGGCTGCGGGGCCACGCGCTCCACGAGCTCGCAGGCCGCGTCCTCCAGGAGCAGCCCGGTGGGCCGCCCGGCGGCGTCGCAGACGACCTCGGCCGAGGCCTGGTCGAAGGTGCGCGGGCCGTCGACGCCGGCGAGTTCCAGCGCGCGGTGGCTGGCCAGCATGGAGTGGGCGTCGAACAACAGCAGCAGGGCCGGGACGCCGTCGAGGACGGAGTCGAACGGGGCGGTCTCCACCGGCGCGTCACCGAACACGTTCGGATCCAGGCCCCAGCCGTGCAGCCAGGCGCCGGGGGCGAGTTCGCGAACCGCGCCGGCCAGCGCCGCGCGCACCTGCTCCAGGTCCGTGCAGCCCGACAGGTTCAGGCCGTGGGTGAGTTCGGCGCCGGAGACGGGGTGGATGTGCCCGTCGACCAGGCCGGGCGTCACCACGGCGCCCTTGAGGTCGACCACCGTCGTCGAGGAGTCCGCGAGCGCGCGGATCGCGCGGTCGTCGCCCAGCGCGGAGATCCGCCCGCCGGACACGGCCAGTGCGGTCTCCGGCAGGAACAGGCCGGTGACCGGGTCGAGCAGGCGGGCGGAGAGCAGGACGAGACGGTTGTGCACGGGGAGCTCCTGGGGAACGGAGGCGGAGGGTCAGTTGGGGACGGCGGCAGGGTTCGGGACGGGCTCCGCCGCGGGGTCCGAGCCGGGTGCCGCGGCGGGTTCCGGTGCCGCGTCCGGTGCCGTGGCGGGGCGGGCGTCGAGCGCGCCGCTCGGCAGGCCGAGTTCGCGCTCCGCCGTGGCGACGGCCATCCGCGTCACCGCGGCGGGCCGGTTGCTGGTGTCGGTGTTCGCGTGCGCCCCGAGGCCGTCGAGCACGACCAGGATCTGGATGGTCGTCACGTACGGATCGGGGGTGCGGAACTCCTCCCGCTCCACCCCGCGCCGGACGACGCCCTCGAGCCGGCCGCGCCAGGCGGCCTCCTGCTCGGCGACCCGGTCGCGCAACACGTCCCGGTAGCGGCTGAGGTGCCGGGCGTTGATCCAGAGCCGGCTGATGGCGTCGTACGCGGCCCCGGAGGTGTGCCCGAAGAAGGCGGCCAGCTGCTCGGTGGGGGTCGCGCCGGCCGGGTCGACGGGCACCAGCCGGTCGAGCTCGGCGCTCGCCGCACTGCCGAACGCCTCCGCCACCAGATCCTCCACGGAGGGGAAGTAGTGGCTGATCAGACCGGGTCGGACGTCGAGCTCGTCGGCGATCCGACGCAGCGTGACGCATTCCAGCCCCTCGGTCAGGGCGATCGCGGTCGCTGCCTCGACGATCTCCGCCCGACGCTCGTCCGGAGATTTGCGAATTCGTTTGCGCTGGACGCTTGACGACATACCGAGGATGCTATTGAGTGTGCGACCAATAAGCAAGCAGGCGGTGAATACCAGCCAACCGGAGGGC
This sequence is a window from Streptomyces sp. HUAS YS2. Protein-coding genes within it:
- a CDS encoding TetR/AcrR family transcriptional regulator encodes the protein MSSSVQRKRIRKSPDERRAEIVEAATAIALTEGLECVTLRRIADELDVRPGLISHYFPSVEDLVAEAFGSAASAELDRLVPVDPAGATPTEQLAAFFGHTSGAAYDAISRLWINARHLSRYRDVLRDRVAEQEAAWRGRLEGVVRRGVEREEFRTPDPYVTTIQILVVLDGLGAHANTDTSNRPAAVTRMAVATAERELGLPSGALDARPATAPDAAPEPAAAPGSDPAAEPVPNPAAVPN
- a CDS encoding TetR/AcrR family transcriptional regulator, translating into MDSSSTRRQATRAKLYEAAVTLIAEQGFSATTVDEIAERAGVAKGTVYYNFKSKNELFEELLRHGVGLLTASLRTAAEETAARGGSRVDALDAMTRAGLVFIERYPSFTQLYVAELWRTNRTWNSTLMVVREQAVAVVEGVLREGVASGELSEEIDVPLTAAALVGMVLVAALDWRAFQPERSLDDVHSALSLLLHGRVGGKP
- a CDS encoding amidohydrolase; translation: MHNRLVLLSARLLDPVTGLFLPETALAVSGGRISALGDDRAIRALADSSTTVVDLKGAVVTPGLVDGHIHPVSGAELTHGLNLSGCTDLEQVRAALAGAVRELAPGAWLHGWGLDPNVFGDAPVETAPFDSVLDGVPALLLLFDAHSMLASHRALELAGVDGPRTFDQASAEVVCDAAGRPTGLLLEDAACELVERVAPQPTREERRDRLAAALRAMAAAGLTGGHAMDANGDSLAFYEELDAAGELPLRLRVAPWCQPGTDTDGVRELIEQQGRGGALWRTDGVKIFMDGTIDNGTAWLEHPDCHGESTDAFWPDPEVYTRIIGELHRAGVPTATHAIGDAAVRHVLDAVEKAQTDGGRGVRHRVEHIETVPDDTLSRFAELGVIASMQPTHCCDFTRADHTDNWSRRLGEERAGRAWRCRDLRDSGATVLLGSDWPIAPYPPLGVMAGARHRRPTRDLTQDPHGPEQALTALEALRGMTTDAAYAAGEEHEAGRIAVGHRADLTVLAADPLTTPATELPDVPVLITVLDGRPTHRDASV
- a CDS encoding YhgE/Pip domain-containing protein is translated as MRSPRLAALELKRFGRGKLPRAALVAVLLLPLLYGALYLWSFWDPYSRLDRIPVALVNEDRGATVAGKKVEAGDDIVEGLRDSKVFEWHEVSDAEAREGVEDGTYYLSLTMPRDLSTRIASSSGDAPETGALKVRTNDANNYIVGQISRTVFSEVRTAASTKSSRTFLDRIFISFSDIHDATAEAAKGANQLKDGTVKAKAGSKSLADGLKSAKKGSGDLASGLKKLDKGAGDLETGSRQVADGTQVLADKVNGTADKVRPFLKDNGKSIADTARLVRDSAKAVRHNLDDLAERAPAARTAAHVADDELEKLHRDACVLNPAPDAKACKTLKKAKVAADDVATIADDLHELTKDNKGDLKKLNGQLVTLEKQADGLIKQAPSLHKNLEAAVAKINALNTGAHKVATGADKLHTGLSSAKTGSSSLDTGVGKLKKGAGDLDGGLFKLVDGSGQLATGLEDGVEKIPDYDKPQRDQRTEVMADPVRLASESLHKAPNYGTGFAPYFIPLSLWVGAMVAYMIIQPMNRRALAAGASAWRIALAGWLPVAVLGLLQVAALMSVLHWGLGLQMARAAGTIGFLVLVTCCFAAIIQWLNARFGAAGRILVLAVLMLQLTSAGGTYPVQTSPGFFNAIHPYLPMTYVVEALRRLISGGGIGPVWQACAVLAAFTLGALALTAVSARRKQVWTLDRLHPELSL
- a CDS encoding ATP-binding cassette domain-containing protein, whose amino-acid sequence is MDSQDAVPESPHGAAVEAVGFGVKGPRGWAFRDVGFRAEPGSLVAIEGPSGSGRTCLLLALTGRMKPTAGHAEVGGLRLPRKMAAVRRISALGHVPGVSELDPAFTVLEHLRERALLQRRYDGSVRALLRSPGRRAAATQARIDAALVASGLDLDALPKAERTSVRDLERLEALRLSVALGLIGEPRLLAVDDTDLKLSDADRAEAWALLRAVAAAGTTVLAVCSEAPEDALRITTSTTGTTGTPDAPEAAGTTEAAENTEADTTEEGAADALAETGRS